One part of the Malus sylvestris chromosome 2, drMalSylv7.2, whole genome shotgun sequence genome encodes these proteins:
- the LOC126613697 gene encoding probable LRR receptor-like serine/threonine-protein kinase At4g37250, producing MSSQSLHFFICFLLLLPVQSFGLDRDGLLLLSFKFSILRDPQSVLATWNSCDETPCSWRGVVCAPQPTNSSENYQRVVSLNLPNSQLLGSIPAKLGMIEHLQSLDLSNNSLNGSLPQSLFNATELRVLDLSYNLISGELPDTVSQLTNLQSLNLSDNALAGKLPTNLSSLHSLTSISLKDNYFSGGLPSGFESVQVLDLSSNLINGSLPSDFGGNSLSYFNVSHNGLSGKIPPEFSEKIPGNAKTDLSFNNLTGEVPETQVFLNQETGSFTGNPDLCGPPTKNPCPIPSSPSSSPNASSPNSPPAFAAIPRNPEASSPRSKNGHSQQSQTGLRPAAIVGIVAGDIAGIGILALVFLYIYRLKKKKSTKAEITATLKKEANTNSTPVVNDWSSSSSESKGFTRWSCLRKRGEDEDSSDTTASDSEEHQTEQNPQKGNESKRQQEQEQSKGGTLVTVDGAKELELETLLKASAYILGATGSSIMYKAVLEDGSSLAVRRIGEQSVDRFKDFENQIKLVAKLVHPNLVRIRGFYWGVDEKLIIYDFVPNGSLANARYRKVGSSPCHLPWEARLKIAKGVARGLAYLHEKKHVHGNLKPTNILLDTDMEPRIGDFGLERLLSGDTSYKIGSSIRNFGSKRSTASRDSFQDFALGPSPGPSPSPSSMGTSPYHCPESLRSLKPNPKWDVYSFGVILLELLTGKVVVMDEAVQGLGLGVDDSGRAFRMADMAIRGELEGKEEALLSCFKLGYNCASPVPQKRPPMKEALQVLEKFPSSASSSYYYAL from the exons ATGAGCTCCCAAAGCCTCCATTTTTTCATatgctttcttcttctcctcccgGTCCAATCTTTTGGTCTCGACAGAGATGGACTTCTGTTACTTTCTTTCAAGTTCTCTATCCTCCGTGACCCTCAGTCCGTTCTTGCCACCTGGAATTCGTGCGACGAGACGCCATGTTCATGGAGAGGCGTCGTTTGCGCGCCGCAGCCAACGAACTCGTCGGAAAACTACCAACGAGTGGTAAGTTTAAATCTTCCCAACTCTCAGCTTCTGGGTTCGATCCCTGCCAAACTTGGCATGATCGAACACCTTCAAAGTCTCGATCTTTCCAACAATTCCCTCAACGGTTCGCTCCCACAGTCGCTCTTCAACGCCACGGAGCTTCGGGTTCTTGATTTGTCGTACAATTTGATCTCCGGGGAGCTGCCGGACACGGTGTCGCAGCTGACCAACCTCCAGAGTCTCAACCTCTCCGACAATGCCTTGGCGGGAAAATTGCCCACCAATCTATCTTCTCTGCACTCTCTAACGAGCATTTCTTTGAAGGATAATTACTTCTCAGGCGGTCTTCCGAGCGGGTTCGAATCCGTTCAGGTTTTGGATCTGTCTTCGAATCTGATCAATGGCTCTCTGCCGTCTGATTTTGGCGGCAACAGTCTGAGTTACTTCAACGTCTCCCACAACGGACTTTCCGGGAAAATCCCGCCTGAATTTTCCGAGAAAATTCCAGGTAACGCCAAAACCGACCTATCTTTCAACAATCTTACCGGCGAAGTCCCGGAAACTCAGGTGTTCTTGAACCAAGAAACTGGGTCTTTTACCGGCAATCCTGATCTGTGTGGCCCACCTACTAAGAACCCATGTCcgattccttcttctccttcctcttcacCCAATGCTTCGTCTCCGAATTCTCCTCCAGCATTTGCTGCAATTCCCAGGAACCCAGAAGCCAGTTCGCCGAGATCGAAAAATGGGCATTCGCAACAAAGCCAGACCGGGCTGAGACCAGCCGCCATTGTCGGAATAGTCGCCGGTGACATAGCGGGAATCGGAATCCTCGCTCTCGTTTTCCTGTACATATAcagattgaagaagaagaagagcacCAAGGCCGAGATCACAGCAACGCTCAAGAAAGAAGCTAATACAAATTCAACGCCGGTAGTCAACGACTGGTCGTCTTCCTCGTCGGAATCGAAAGGGTTCACCAGATGGTCGTGCCTGAGAAAGAGAGGCGAAGACGAAGACAGCTCCGACACGACAGCCTCCGACTCCGAAGAACATCAGACAGAGCAGAATCCGCAAAAGGGTAACGAAAGCAAACGGCAGCAAGAGCAGGAACAGAGCAAAGGCGGGACCTTGGTGACCGTCGACGGCGCAAAGGAGCTAGAACTCGAGACGCTACTCAAAGCTTCGGCGTACATTCTGGGCGCCACTGGTTCGAGCATAATGTACAAGGCGGTGCTCGAAGACGGAAGCTCGTTGGCGGTTCGGAGGATTGGGGAGCAGAGTGTGGACCGGTTCAAGGATTTCGAGAACCAAATCAAGCTTGTGGCCAAACTGGTCCACCCGAACCTGGTTCGAATTCGTGGGTTCTATTGGGGAGTCGACGAGAAGCTCATCATCTATGATTTCGTTCCAAATGGCAGCCTCGCAAACGCACGTTACA GGAAGGTGGGTTCGTCGCCTTGTCATCTACCGTGGGAAGCGAGGCTCAAGATAGCGAAGGGGGTTGCCCGTGGGCTTGCGTACCTCCACGAAAAGAAGCACGTCCACGGGAATCTCAAGCCGACCAACATTCTCTTGGACACAGACATGGAGCCCCGAATTGGTGATTTTGGACTTGAGAGACTTTTGTCCGGCGACACAAGTTACAAAATCGGAAGCTCGATAAGAAATTTCGGAAGCAAGAGATCAACTGCTTCACGGGATAGCTTTCAGGATTTTGCACTTGGGCCTAGTCCAGGCCCAAGTCCAAGCCCTAGCTCTATGGGTACATCGCCTTATCATTGCCCCGAATCGCTTCGGAGCCTGAAGCCGAACCCAAAGTGGGATGTGTACTCATTTGGGGTGATATTGCTTGAGCTACTAACCGGGAAAGTTGTGGTTATGGATGAGGCAGTGCAGG